From the genome of Ananas comosus cultivar F153 linkage group 16, ASM154086v1, whole genome shotgun sequence, one region includes:
- the LOC109722571 gene encoding uncharacterized protein LOC109722571, with protein MALVYDSIRDITPLEDKWKIKVRVICLYTLPEFHRPEGDRIHATVRKAFLNKFKGLFMEEKVYVINQFGVGQSSGSYRTTIHPYKINFQYSTVIHEMEDVLTISKYGFIFTPFDEILANVADDKYLVDVIGKLSGISRIEESCKDVFFSVKLIATRNWVAHCGKGSRSISNSLYAPKMMINTDISEILEFKNKIVSGELSQSMVLSEISTQSTFSLTDDFLKVSQKKTLAKIQECQQPCVCVTLATVLSVETERCWYYNSCKKCSKKVISDGTGFYCEFCERMLCIDVVVDRLCGIMPHLLKCLSRQSRVRDQRRTL; from the exons ATCAAAGTCAGAGTGATTTGTCTGTATACTTTGCCTGAATTTCATCGTCCAGAG ggAGATAGGATACATGCAACGGTAAGAAAAGCTttcctaaacaaatttaaagGCCTTTTTATGGAAGAAAAAGTTTATGTGATCAACCAGTTTGGAGTGGGGCAGAGCAGCGGCTCCTACAGGACCACTATACATccttacaaaattaattttcagtaTTCTACAGTTATACATGAGATGGAAGATGTTTTGACAATATCAAAgtatggatttatatttaccccttttgatgaaatacttgctaatGTCGCTGATGACAAATATTTAGTAG ATGTTATTGGAAAGCTTTCTGGAATTAGTAGAATAGAAGAAAGCTGCAAGGAcg tatttttttctgtaaaacttATAGCAACAAGAAACTGGGTTGCACATTGTGGGAAAG GTTCACGTAGTATATCAAACTCTCTTTATGCACCCAAGATGATGATCAACACTGATATATCAGAAATATTGGAGTTCAAAAATAA gattGTAAGCGGAGAACTAAGTCAATCTATGGTGCTTAGTGAAATTTCAACTCAATCCACTTTTTCTCTAACGGATGACTTCCTAAAAGTATCTCAAAAGAAAACTCTGGCTAAAATTCAAGAATGCCAACAG CCTTGTGTATGTGTCACTCTAGCAACTGTTCTAAGTGTTGAGACTGAGCGTTGCTGGTACTACAATTCTTGCAAAAAGTGTAGCAAAAAGGTGATTTCTGATGGAACTGGATTCTATTGTGAATTTTGTGAGAGAATG CTATGTATCGATGTCGTGGTCGACCGTCTTTGCGGGATCATGCCGCACCTCCTGAAATGCCTGAGCAGGCAAAGCCGAGTGCGCGACCAGAGGCGCACCCTCTGA